GACATGCACGAGGACGGGGCCATGCTCGAGATCACCCACAACGAGGGCGAGGAGCCCGAAGTGGGCGACGCCTGGGGCCACATCGCCGTCCGCGTTCCCGAGGGCGAACTCGAGGACTACTACCAGCAGCTGATGGACGAGGGCGTCGACGACTACCGCGACCCCGAGTCCTGCGGCGGCGACTACGCGTTCGTCACGGACCCCGACGGCCACGAGATCGAGATCGTCCAGCGCGACCCCGACGCGGGCGCGCTCTGGTCGATCGACCACACCATGATCCGCGTCGAGGACGCCGACGAGGCGCTGGGCTTCTGGACCCGAAAGTTCGAGTACGACGAGGTCGGCCGCTGGGAGGCCGACACCTTCGCGAACTACTTCGTCGAGCCCCGCGACGCCCCCGACGAGGCGATGTCCGTCGAACTCACCTACAACTACGACGGCCGCAGCTACGAGCAGGGCGACGCCTGGGGCCACCTCTGCGTCCGCGTCGACGACCTCGCAGAGGACTGGGACCAGCTCCTCGAGCGCGAGGCCGACGACTACCGCGACCCCGAGAGCAACGACAACATGTACGCGTTCACTACGGACCAGGACGGCCACGAGATCGAACTGATCGAGCGCGACCTCGAGGCCGACTCGCTGTTCCCGTTCTAACGCCGCACCGGGCGGCTCCGGGTCCGTCGGCTCGGTAACGGCCGAACGGTACCCGTTTCGTCGTCCCTATTCCGACGGAGATAGCAAGCAGCGGCCGCCCCTCCTTTCACTGCGAACATCTCCCGAACGATTACTGTGATCGTTTGTTTCCAACGGTAATATTGCGGTCGGCGTCGAACCTGCAGTAGACGCACCGATGACCGCGGACCACTGGAACCGGACGAGCGTGCCGAGACGAAAATTCTTAGGCGCAACGGGTGCGATCGGATCGGTCGTAATGGCCGGCTGTTCGAATTCCAACACGAGCGACGAGACGAACGCCAACGGAAACGGGGACCGCTCCGGCGACACTGACGGCTCGAGTGACCAAGACAACCCGGTCGAGGTCACAGTCTACGAGGACGTCACCTACGCCGAGCGCGAGGCCGGCGAGATGAAACTCGACCTCTACGTCCCCGCAACCGACGGTCCGACGCCGCTCGTCGTCTACGTCCACGGCGGCGGCTGGGTTTTCGAGACCCGGAAGAACGCGCCCGACCTCGAGCGGTTCGCCGCCGAGTGGGGCTGCGCGATGGCGAGCGTCAGCTACCGGCTAGCGGAAGTCCCGGCGGACGTAGACTTACCGTTCGACGTCGACCCGGAGAACCCGACGCCGCGGGGGGTCTTCCCCGACCCGATCGTCGACGTGAAGGCCGCGATCAGGTGGCTCCGGGCGAACGCCGACGAGTACGGCTTCGACGGCGAGCGGGTCGCGACGTGGGGCTCCTCCGCGGGCGGTCATCTGGCGGCGCTGGCCGGCGCGGTCGACGACGTGACCGAAATCG
The DNA window shown above is from Halopiger xanaduensis SH-6 and carries:
- a CDS encoding VOC family protein, yielding MDGILDHTMIRVADLEESLDWYRTHLEYEEKDRYEGDGFTIVYLGPEDMHEDGAMLEITHNEGEEPEVGDAWGHIAVRVPEGELEDYYQQLMDEGVDDYRDPESCGGDYAFVTDPDGHEIEIVQRDPDAGALWSIDHTMIRVEDADEALGFWTRKFEYDEVGRWEADTFANYFVEPRDAPDEAMSVELTYNYDGRSYEQGDAWGHLCVRVDDLAEDWDQLLEREADDYRDPESNDNMYAFTTDQDGHEIELIERDLEADSLFPF
- a CDS encoding alpha/beta hydrolase, which encodes MTADHWNRTSVPRRKFLGATGAIGSVVMAGCSNSNTSDETNANGNGDRSGDTDGSSDQDNPVEVTVYEDVTYAEREAGEMKLDLYVPATDGPTPLVVYVHGGGWVFETRKNAPDLERFAAEWGCAMASVSYRLAEVPADVDLPFDVDPENPTPRGVFPDPIVDVKAAIRWLRANADEYGFDGERVATWGSSAGGHLAALAGAVDDVTEIAGNVYPAAAVAKDVAPDESGAVQAVVDWYGIHDLLELPGGEASLESLLLGGPVSENQDEARRASPVTYVTEDTPPFCIMHGRQDQVVSVEQSRLLFDALQEVQVEATFYELHDLGHVWGADSERTAMNVLETTQPAQSVTATAHLEAGESTKTALADHPPAGPDAIGTFLDRTLR